Proteins encoded together in one Methanomassiliicoccales archaeon window:
- a CDS encoding PKD domain-containing protein produces the protein MFAKSLRGNGLDDLLVGYGNGCCILFNTGGGHPFNQSSNETVGSTIAGNRTAIAVSDFNLDGNPNDIALVNSATNMVEIYLRNAAGGPGSYYFHDPKAYLSAENDGIIQTIIMGDFGGPTKDGAVEDDIAAITQNGKLLVFFQPSYGFNDAMLNPELSIPLKGKPSSVAVGDVNDDGYSDILIGYSDSPRMAAYLRTDSGTFANMFNFTTGAAPANVMAQDMNGDNRTDIICASPGSHSISVWFQNNLAPLVYISGPSQQDRGQDASFNGTFCLDSNSDIDTLNYTWSFGDGYSGYGMEVTHRYLNNITYYVSLTVTDRGGLRNSVCVPIKIVQTYPSASCTIWPGMLSEGLWVSFNDTSRSSTISHSAISSWEWEFDGVITNTSKNAKQHFAAGVHTVRLSVTDTDGISNSTPLHSFTVSEVAPSASFQSAINRVGSPSYFNSTSRFAWTPIVGYRWDFGDGSSKDGMDTTVTHSYTMKGWYKVILNVTDAQGFTDEEEQWLFVKATPPTATLQLNGASIEGEVTKFSVTTTSFNPIVTWNWSYDSSQTWHLYGGDLAGASYTFTECGTQWVGLNVTEEDGSWTLTGMMLVVQDVNPEIIGFDASNGRTYQMDQSVGFWASAVSYKPITKYEWNFDSESGGTWVASTPLLTNHTTWVFTEPKIYYVKLRVWDDDGFTEYASHLEVQVKNLPPVAHFSSQNSTERSGVVLFDATLSTDTPSDVASLAYGWNFEDQGGWTKFSTDNRVISHEFARDGRYNITLMVKDQWGSISALAQTVILVDRTAPSVVMESTGDNASAGQGIVVKVKVSDPYGIRNVTLIYRINNGNESFITMTPMNEPDTYYGQIPAQVSNTNVSYCIIAVDDNNNPYLTQTYQLNIKAATSLGISADYLALLTAIMVIITALILLVFRSLVPVDEVFIIFQDGQLMAHQTRRIKPGMDDDILASMFIAIQMFVKDSFKDESSTGLNRLDFGEKKILVEKGESFYLAVVLHSNRTGSVPNRMRTVMEDIQKDFGPSLKGWNGDLEKVRGIKDTVDPLVKRKGLFGNR, from the coding sequence TTGTTCGCCAAGAGCCTCAGGGGGAACGGTCTTGACGACCTACTGGTCGGATATGGAAACGGATGTTGCATACTATTCAACACCGGCGGAGGCCATCCATTCAATCAAAGCTCGAACGAGACCGTGGGAAGCACAATAGCAGGAAATCGGACGGCCATCGCCGTCAGCGATTTCAACTTGGATGGCAACCCCAACGACATCGCCCTCGTGAACTCGGCCACCAACATGGTTGAAATCTACCTCAGGAACGCGGCAGGAGGTCCCGGTTCTTATTATTTCCATGATCCGAAGGCCTATCTCAGCGCCGAAAACGATGGCATTATTCAGACTATCATCATGGGTGATTTCGGCGGCCCAACAAAGGATGGCGCAGTAGAGGATGACATAGCAGCCATAACCCAGAATGGTAAGCTTTTGGTCTTCTTTCAGCCAAGCTATGGTTTCAACGATGCGATGCTCAACCCGGAGTTGTCCATCCCATTGAAAGGCAAACCTTCCTCGGTGGCTGTCGGAGACGTGAATGACGACGGCTATTCCGATATCCTGATCGGCTATTCGGATTCGCCACGAATGGCAGCCTACTTGAGGACCGATTCCGGCACCTTCGCCAATATGTTCAACTTCACCACTGGTGCGGCGCCAGCCAACGTGATGGCACAAGATATGAACGGAGACAATCGTACAGACATCATATGTGCCTCGCCTGGAAGTCATTCGATCAGCGTTTGGTTCCAGAACAACCTGGCTCCGCTGGTCTATATCTCTGGGCCCTCACAACAGGACAGAGGACAGGACGCATCGTTCAACGGTACTTTCTGCCTGGATTCGAATTCGGATATTGATACCCTGAACTACACCTGGAGCTTCGGGGATGGATACAGTGGTTATGGTATGGAGGTGACCCACCGCTATCTGAACAACATCACCTATTACGTTTCACTCACCGTCACCGACAGAGGCGGTCTTAGAAATTCCGTCTGTGTTCCGATCAAGATAGTCCAGACCTATCCTTCTGCGAGCTGTACGATCTGGCCTGGTATGCTGTCAGAAGGACTGTGGGTTTCGTTCAACGATACCAGTCGATCATCGACCATTTCCCATTCGGCAATCTCCTCATGGGAATGGGAATTCGATGGCGTGATCACGAACACATCGAAGAATGCAAAGCAGCATTTCGCCGCCGGGGTTCATACAGTCAGATTGTCCGTCACGGACACAGATGGGATTTCCAACTCAACCCCGCTGCATTCGTTCACCGTGAGCGAAGTGGCACCCTCGGCCAGTTTCCAAAGCGCCATCAACAGGGTGGGTTCACCTTCGTACTTCAACAGCACCAGCAGGTTCGCGTGGACCCCTATTGTCGGATATAGATGGGACTTCGGGGACGGCTCATCAAAGGACGGAATGGACACCACTGTTACCCATTCCTATACGATGAAAGGGTGGTACAAGGTCATCCTGAACGTCACCGACGCCCAGGGATTCACCGACGAGGAGGAGCAATGGCTCTTCGTAAAGGCAACGCCGCCGACGGCAACCCTTCAGTTGAACGGCGCGTCCATAGAAGGAGAGGTCACCAAGTTCTCTGTCACCACGACCTCGTTCAACCCGATCGTTACCTGGAACTGGTCATATGACAGCAGCCAGACCTGGCACTTGTATGGAGGTGACCTTGCCGGGGCTTCGTACACCTTCACGGAGTGCGGAACCCAATGGGTTGGCCTCAATGTGACCGAGGAGGATGGCTCTTGGACCCTTACCGGGATGATGTTAGTAGTTCAGGACGTCAATCCTGAGATCATTGGATTCGATGCGTCGAATGGCCGGACGTATCAAATGGATCAGAGTGTCGGCTTCTGGGCTTCGGCCGTTTCCTACAAGCCTATCACGAAATATGAATGGAATTTTGACTCTGAATCTGGAGGGACCTGGGTGGCATCCACCCCGCTCTTGACCAACCACACCACCTGGGTCTTCACGGAGCCAAAGATCTATTACGTGAAGTTGAGGGTCTGGGACGACGACGGTTTCACGGAATATGCCTCCCATCTGGAGGTGCAGGTCAAGAACCTGCCACCAGTGGCGCATTTCAGTTCACAGAACTCGACCGAGCGCAGCGGTGTTGTGCTTTTCGACGCAACGCTTTCTACCGACACCCCCTCGGACGTGGCCTCACTGGCCTATGGGTGGAACTTCGAGGACCAGGGTGGATGGACCAAGTTCTCTACTGATAACCGGGTCATATCGCACGAGTTCGCAAGGGATGGGCGGTACAACATCACCCTGATGGTCAAGGACCAATGGGGCTCCATATCGGCCCTGGCCCAGACCGTGATCTTGGTGGACCGTACCGCTCCCTCAGTGGTCATGGAATCGACCGGAGATAATGCCAGTGCCGGACAGGGCATCGTGGTGAAGGTGAAGGTGTCAGATCCGTATGGCATCAGAAACGTGACATTGATTTATCGGATAAACAACGGAAACGAATCGTTCATCACCATGACCCCCATGAACGAACCGGACACATACTATGGACAGATACCGGCCCAGGTGTCCAACACGAACGTGTCTTACTGCATAATCGCGGTCGACGATAACAACAACCCCTACCTCACCCAGACCTACCAACTCAACATAAAGGCAGCCACATCGCTGGGCATTTCAGCCGATTATCTAGCTTTGCTTACCGCCATCATGGTGATAATCACGGCACTGATCCTGCTGGTCTTCCGGAGCCTGGTCCCGGTTGACGAAGTGTTCATCATATTCCAGGACGGTCAATTGATGGCTCACCAGACCAGGCGCATCAAACCGGGAATGGACGACGATATCCTGGCTTCCATGTTCATCGCCATCCAGATGTTCGTCAAGGATTCATTCAAGGACGAGTCCTCGACCGGGCTCAACCGTCTAGACTTTGGCGAGAAGAAGATCCTGGTGGAAAAGGGAGAATCATTCTATCTGGCCGTCGTTTTGCATTCGAACCGGACCGGGTCTGTCCCTAACCGCATGCGTACGGTCATGGAAGACATTCAAAAGGATTTCGGGCCTTCCCTGAAAGGTTGGAACGGAGATTTGGAGAAGGTCCGGGGGATCAAGGACACGGTCGATCCTTTGGTTAAGCGGAAGGGACTCTTTGGCAACCGATGA